In Streptomyces nodosus, one DNA window encodes the following:
- a CDS encoding ADP-ribosylglycohydrolase family protein: MTPTSDETIPLDERITGALVGAAVGDALGGPVEGYSPEQIVERHGGRVQGIVGPWHGDAWRTARPVAPYHKGDGHVTDDTLMTHALVRVYGAVRDHLDAYAVAAHLVPDLMDNPRWIPELETEAIPLQRIFLAEKWLVARLHHGHADPREAGVGNIINCGAAMYMAPVGLVNAAHPAGAYAEALDVAGAHQSSYGREAAGVFAAAVAAACAPGATPDSVVAACLSLAKDGTRAALETVCDAASRYTDFESALRPLREAVAPYDTVGPDYRDPSLGARRPSRLHTIEELPVALGMMIVARGDFRHAVLGAVNYGRDCDSIATMAGALTGALGSEVPSAWAKAVAEASRLDLHAPARTLTEVAREIFARDVRRRRAHEAAFARIGG, from the coding sequence ATGACGCCCACTTCTGACGAGACGATCCCTCTCGACGAACGCATCACCGGCGCCCTGGTCGGCGCCGCCGTCGGCGACGCCCTCGGCGGGCCCGTCGAGGGCTACTCCCCCGAGCAGATCGTCGAGCGGCACGGCGGCCGGGTGCAGGGGATCGTCGGACCCTGGCACGGCGACGCCTGGCGCACGGCCCGCCCCGTCGCGCCGTACCACAAGGGCGACGGCCATGTCACCGACGACACCTTGATGACCCATGCGCTGGTCCGGGTGTACGGGGCCGTCCGCGATCATCTCGACGCCTACGCGGTCGCCGCGCATCTGGTGCCCGACCTGATGGACAACCCCCGCTGGATCCCGGAACTGGAGACCGAGGCGATTCCCCTCCAGCGGATCTTCCTGGCGGAGAAGTGGCTGGTGGCCCGGCTGCACCACGGACACGCCGACCCGCGCGAGGCCGGCGTCGGCAACATCATCAACTGCGGTGCCGCGATGTACATGGCGCCGGTCGGCCTGGTCAACGCGGCCCATCCGGCGGGCGCCTACGCCGAGGCGCTGGATGTGGCGGGGGCGCACCAGTCGTCGTACGGCAGGGAGGCGGCCGGGGTGTTCGCGGCGGCGGTGGCCGCGGCGTGCGCGCCGGGCGCCACCCCCGACTCGGTGGTGGCCGCCTGTCTGTCGCTGGCGAAGGACGGGACACGCGCCGCCCTGGAGACGGTGTGCGACGCGGCCTCCCGCTACACGGACTTCGAGTCGGCGCTGCGGCCCCTGCGCGAGGCGGTGGCGCCGTACGACACGGTGGGCCCCGACTACCGCGATCCGTCTCTGGGCGCCCGCCGCCCCTCCCGGCTGCACACCATCGAGGAACTCCCGGTGGCGCTGGGCATGATGATCGTGGCGCGCGGCGATTTCCGCCATGCGGTGCTCGGTGCGGTGAACTACGGCCGGGACTGCGACTCCATCGCGACGATGGCGGGCGCGCTCACCGGCGCCCTGGGCTCGGAGGTCCCCTCGGCCTGGGCGAAGGCGGTGGCGGAGGCGAGCCGGCTGGATCTGCACGCCCCGGCGCGGACCCTCACCGAGGTGGCGCGGGAGATCTTCGCCCGTGATGTGCGCCGGCGGCGGGCCCATGAGGCGGCGTTCGCCCGGATCGGGGGCTGA
- a CDS encoding ADP-ribosylglycohydrolase family protein, with protein MTELPVPGPGPRRVEGLLLGLAAGDAAGWPAARHRAARMPEWTRRLTRELDSFAEQNATTTLPVPIALNQPPEPLRLGPSDDAEWAVFTAQAVLRAGARGAPGDPGRRCGTRAAVDRSWRAVAREVAAAADRAPEVESARLTLRARISVRAGLGNLATGLRPPATGHDNPHYFDDAACVRACVLAVAHRGEPRPAAELAEFDARYTQDGDGVHGARAMAAALSLALSGETVDRCVAAALAELPEHTEIGRNARLALKLADGDDGAFAVVPLLEHQIVDHVYSYGIAAAETVPVALALATAARGRIAEAVPAAACLSRVADSAPALAGALTGALGGGAAIPAAWRDACRTLSGCALPRLRGTDLVHLAELLETTELAAPGG; from the coding sequence ATGACCGAGCTCCCGGTGCCGGGACCTGGTCCCCGGCGGGTGGAGGGGCTGCTGCTGGGGCTGGCGGCGGGGGACGCCGCGGGATGGCCCGCGGCCCGGCACCGGGCCGCCCGGATGCCGGAGTGGACCCGGCGGCTGACCCGGGAGCTGGACAGCTTCGCCGAGCAGAACGCGACCACCACCCTGCCGGTGCCGATCGCCCTCAACCAGCCCCCGGAGCCGCTGAGGCTGGGCCCCTCGGACGACGCCGAGTGGGCGGTGTTCACCGCTCAGGCCGTGCTACGGGCCGGGGCCCGCGGCGCGCCCGGGGACCCCGGCCGACGGTGCGGGACGCGGGCGGCCGTCGACCGTTCCTGGCGGGCGGTCGCCCGCGAGGTCGCCGCCGCGGCCGACCGGGCCCCCGAGGTCGAGTCGGCGCGGCTGACCCTGCGCGCCCGGATCTCGGTGCGCGCGGGTCTCGGCAACCTCGCCACCGGGCTGCGCCCGCCCGCCACCGGTCACGACAACCCGCACTACTTCGACGACGCGGCCTGTGTACGGGCCTGTGTCCTCGCGGTGGCGCATCGGGGGGAGCCCCGTCCCGCCGCCGAACTGGCCGAGTTCGACGCCCGCTACACCCAGGACGGCGACGGGGTGCACGGCGCCCGTGCCATGGCCGCGGCCCTCTCGCTCGCCCTGTCCGGGGAGACGGTGGACCGCTGTGTGGCGGCCGCGCTGGCCGAGCTTCCCGAGCACACCGAGATCGGCCGCAACGCCCGGCTCGCGCTGAAGCTGGCCGACGGCGACGACGGGGCTTTCGCCGTGGTCCCGCTGCTGGAACACCAGATCGTCGACCATGTCTACAGCTATGGCATCGCGGCCGCGGAGACCGTCCCGGTCGCGCTCGCCCTGGCGACCGCGGCCCGCGGCCGGATCGCCGAGGCCGTGCCCGCGGCGGCCTGTCTGTCGCGGGTCGCCGACTCCGCCCCGGCCCTGGCGGGCGCGCTGACCGGGGCGCTCGGCGGCGGCGCCGCGATCCCGGCCGCCTGGCGGGACGCCTGCCGCACCCTGTCCGGCTGTGCGCTCCCCCGCCTGAGAGGGACCGACCTCGTACACCTCGCCGAACTCCTGGAGACGACGGAACTGGCCGCCCCAGGTGGATGA
- a CDS encoding ADP-ribosylglycohydrolase family protein, with amino-acid sequence MLRLTWVQPEDLLGHELRQAEQDGREPSAVAARWAAARGPLAPRRAGASPQAVSPYLRLLAEDLLDELADLPSSLAEHEPTDLARIKALCTEWPRRPARGPAGGAVRAVPAEARLEAAWLGRAAGCLLGKPVEKLPLDAIRGLARATGNWPLNNWFTARGVPPELAAAHPFNRRSAATSLAENIDGMPEDDDLNYPLLNLLLLGRHGKSFTVGEVARLWLDELPAGRTFTAERVAYRNLLCGVEPPRTARHRNPFREWIGALIRADVHGWTNPGDPATAAEQAHRDATLTHTANGVYAAMFSAAVIAEAAGGARDVHHCLRTGLDVVPPSSRLARALRHALHLARETRDFDRVVDELHRVHRAYHWVHAVPNTALIAAALTHADGDFTGSVCRAVSGGWDTDSNGATAGSIAGLLAGRPGALPDRWTSPLKNRLSTSVGDFNGIGFDALAHLTHREIHRS; translated from the coding sequence ATGCTCCGACTGACCTGGGTGCAGCCGGAGGATCTGCTCGGCCATGAGCTGCGGCAGGCGGAACAAGACGGCCGGGAGCCGTCGGCCGTCGCGGCGCGCTGGGCGGCGGCGCGGGGCCCGCTCGCGCCACGGCGCGCGGGCGCCTCGCCGCAGGCCGTGTCCCCGTATCTGCGGCTGCTGGCCGAGGACCTGCTGGACGAACTGGCGGACCTGCCCAGCAGCCTGGCGGAACACGAACCGACGGACCTGGCGAGGATCAAGGCGCTCTGCACCGAGTGGCCCCGCCGTCCCGCGCGGGGCCCCGCCGGGGGTGCCGTGCGGGCGGTTCCGGCCGAGGCGCGTCTGGAGGCCGCCTGGCTCGGCAGGGCCGCCGGCTGTCTGCTCGGCAAGCCCGTCGAGAAACTCCCCCTGGACGCGATCCGGGGGCTCGCCCGCGCCACCGGCAACTGGCCTCTGAACAACTGGTTCACGGCCCGGGGAGTCCCTCCGGAGCTGGCGGCGGCCCACCCCTTCAACCGTCGCTCCGCGGCCACCTCCCTCGCCGAGAACATCGACGGCATGCCCGAGGACGACGACCTCAACTACCCGTTGCTGAATCTGCTGTTGCTGGGCCGTCACGGAAAGTCCTTCACCGTCGGCGAGGTGGCCAGGCTCTGGCTGGACGAGCTTCCCGCCGGCCGTACCTTCACCGCCGAACGCGTCGCCTACCGCAATCTGCTGTGCGGCGTCGAACCCCCGCGCACCGCCCGCCACCGCAACCCCTTCCGCGAGTGGATCGGCGCCCTGATCCGCGCCGATGTGCACGGCTGGACCAACCCCGGCGACCCGGCCACCGCGGCGGAACAGGCCCATCGCGACGCCACCCTCACCCACACCGCGAACGGGGTCTACGCGGCCATGTTCAGTGCGGCCGTCATCGCCGAGGCGGCCGGCGGCGCCCGGGACGTCCACCACTGTCTGCGCACCGGCCTCGACGTCGTGCCGCCCTCCTCCCGTCTGGCCCGCGCCCTGCGTCACGCCCTCCATCTGGCCCGGGAGACCAGGGACTTCGACAGGGTCGTCGACGAACTCCACCGTGTGCACCGGGCGTACCACTGGGTCCATGCCGTCCCCAACACCGCGCTGATCGCCGCCGCGCTCACCCATGCCGACGGGGACTTCACCGGCTCCGTCTGCCGGGCCGTGTCCGGGGGCTGGGACACCGACTCCAACGGGGCGACGGCGGGCAGCATCGCCGGTCTGCTGGCCGGCCGCCCCGGCGCGCTCCCCGACCGCTGGACGTCCCCCCTCAAGAACCGGCTGTCCACCTCCGTGGGCGACTTCAACGGCATCGGTTTCGACGCGCTCGCCCACCTCACACACCGGGAGATCCACCGCTCATGA
- a CDS encoding HpcH/HpaI aldolase/citrate lyase family protein yields the protein MTASPGFAPLTWLYAPGDRPEVVGKALLSGADVVLIDLEDAVAPDRKEYARAATAERLTGRPPVPVHVRVNALDSPWARADLAALAALPGLCGLRLPKVMSPSDVIRVAERAAPSAGGTLPLYALLETALGVEQAFTIASAHPAVRGIALGESDLRADLGVREEAGLDWSRARVVLAARAAALPPPAQSVYPDTRDIEGLAASCARGRALGFLGRAAIHPRQLPVIERAYAPTADEISRAEEVVKAAAREPGAQALPDGRFVDTAVVREARRTLSLARRRR from the coding sequence GTGACCGCGAGCCCCGGCTTCGCCCCGCTCACCTGGCTGTACGCCCCGGGGGACCGCCCGGAGGTGGTCGGCAAGGCGCTGCTGTCCGGGGCCGATGTGGTGCTGATCGACCTGGAGGACGCGGTCGCCCCGGACCGCAAGGAGTACGCCCGGGCGGCCACCGCGGAACGGCTGACCGGACGGCCGCCGGTGCCGGTCCATGTCCGGGTGAACGCGTTGGACAGCCCCTGGGCGCGGGCGGACCTCGCGGCGCTGGCGGCACTGCCCGGGCTGTGCGGTCTGCGCCTGCCGAAGGTGATGTCGCCCTCGGACGTGATCCGCGTGGCGGAACGCGCCGCCCCGTCGGCCGGCGGGACGCTGCCCCTCTACGCCCTGCTGGAGACGGCGCTGGGGGTGGAGCAGGCGTTCACCATCGCCTCGGCGCACCCGGCGGTACGGGGCATCGCGCTGGGCGAGTCGGATCTGCGGGCGGACCTGGGCGTCCGGGAGGAAGCGGGTCTTGACTGGTCACGGGCCCGTGTGGTGCTGGCCGCGCGGGCCGCGGCGCTGCCTCCCCCGGCCCAGTCGGTCTATCCGGACACCAGGGACATCGAGGGTCTTGCGGCCTCCTGCGCCCGGGGGCGTGCGCTGGGCTTTCTGGGGCGTGCGGCGATCCACCCCCGCCAGCTCCCGGTCATCGAGCGCGCCTATGCGCCCACCGCGGACGAGATCTCCCGGGCGGAGGAGGTGGTGAAGGCCGCGGCCAGGGAGCCGGGCGCCCAGGCACTGCCCGACGGCCGCTTCGTCGACACGGCGGTGGTGCGGGAGGCACGGCGCACGCTGTCCCTGGCCCGCCGGAGGCGCTGA
- a CDS encoding DsbA family protein yields the protein MSENNRDGKRNARERLAAEREKRRAADKRRRTLIVGAAIVCVLALATVVGVLAANAGKSGKQSSAGPAIAPSGAIGKDSLAIPVGMDSARSTLTVWEDFRCPACRAFETAYRPTIHQLVDAGQLKVEYHLATLIDGNLGGSGSRRAANAAACAQDDGRFREYHDVLYDNQPSETQDTFADNDKLIELAGKVSGLDTPAFRKCVKDGTHDSWVTRSNAAFEKSGFTGTPTVLFGGKNIYADQSMTPAKLKQMVEAANKS from the coding sequence GTGAGCGAGAACAACCGTGATGGAAAGCGCAACGCCCGGGAACGGCTGGCGGCCGAGCGAGAGAAGCGGAGGGCCGCGGACAAGCGCCGCCGGACGCTGATCGTGGGCGCCGCGATCGTCTGCGTCCTGGCCCTGGCGACGGTGGTGGGCGTCCTGGCGGCGAACGCCGGGAAGAGCGGCAAGCAGAGCTCCGCAGGACCCGCCATCGCGCCCTCGGGGGCGATCGGCAAGGACAGCCTCGCGATCCCGGTCGGCATGGACTCGGCCCGGTCGACCCTCACGGTGTGGGAGGACTTCCGCTGCCCGGCCTGCCGGGCCTTCGAGACCGCCTACCGCCCCACGATCCACCAGCTGGTCGACGCCGGACAGCTCAAGGTCGAGTACCACCTGGCCACCCTCATCGACGGCAATCTGGGCGGCAGCGGATCCCGCCGCGCGGCCAATGCGGCCGCCTGCGCCCAGGACGACGGCAGATTCCGGGAGTACCACGATGTGCTCTACGACAACCAGCCCAGCGAGACCCAGGACACCTTCGCCGACAACGACAAGCTCATCGAGCTGGCCGGAAAGGTGAGCGGACTGGACACCCCGGCCTTCCGGAAGTGCGTCAAGGACGGCACCCATGACAGCTGGGTGACGAGGTCGAACGCCGCGTTCGAGAAGAGCGGCTTCACCGGGACCCCGACCGTGCTGTTCGGCGGCAAGAACATCTACGCGGACCAGTCGATGACCCCCGCGAAGCTGAAGCAGATGGTGGAGGCCGCGAACAAGTCCTGA
- a CDS encoding ADP-ribosylglycohydrolase family protein, with the protein MAVACVPPAPASGSSPTLRERARGALLGLAVGDALGAPAENLRPSEIRARWGRITGYVAERPSGTDDTEYAIFSGLLLARHGSALTVAHVEAAWHQWIADRDEGPFRGAGFSERGTLENLRRGLAAPISAQHRHAWSDGLAMRAAPFGVFAAGRPGEAARLVAIDGSVSHEGEGIHGGRAVAAGVAAAMAGAPTHAVVASALSVVPEDSWTARSLRRAVAAAPRGARAVRSAVVIGGYPWTDLAPEAVALAFGAYAAADGAFTEAVLTAVNMGRDADTTAAVAGALAGAACGVASIPADWAAAIGPARGRCLPSMEGHHVLDVAELLTPGDGGRWGSAVAGLWNGSPHLRHETPTEGPTESPCTEEVES; encoded by the coding sequence ATGGCCGTCGCGTGTGTTCCCCCGGCCCCGGCTTCCGGGAGCTCCCCCACGCTGCGCGAGCGGGCCCGCGGCGCGCTGCTCGGCCTCGCCGTCGGAGACGCGCTGGGCGCACCCGCCGAGAACCTGCGGCCGTCCGAGATCCGCGCCCGCTGGGGCCGTATCACGGGGTACGTCGCCGAGCGGCCGTCCGGCACGGACGACACCGAGTACGCGATCTTCTCGGGACTGCTGCTGGCCCGGCACGGCTCGGCGCTGACCGTGGCACATGTGGAGGCGGCCTGGCACCAGTGGATCGCGGACCGGGACGAGGGGCCGTTCCGCGGGGCGGGCTTCAGCGAGCGCGGCACGCTGGAGAACCTCCGCCGGGGGCTCGCGGCGCCCATCTCGGCGCAGCACCGGCACGCCTGGAGCGACGGTCTCGCCATGCGGGCGGCGCCCTTCGGGGTCTTCGCCGCGGGCCGCCCCGGGGAGGCGGCCCGGCTGGTGGCGATCGACGGCTCGGTCAGCCACGAGGGCGAGGGCATCCACGGCGGCCGGGCGGTGGCGGCCGGGGTCGCGGCGGCGATGGCGGGGGCTCCCACCCACGCCGTGGTGGCCTCGGCCCTCTCGGTCGTCCCCGAGGACTCCTGGACGGCCCGCTCGCTGCGCCGTGCGGTCGCCGCGGCCCCCCGGGGCGCACGGGCGGTGCGCTCCGCGGTGGTGATCGGCGGCTATCCCTGGACGGACCTCGCCCCGGAGGCGGTGGCCCTGGCGTTCGGGGCGTATGCGGCGGCGGACGGCGCGTTCACGGAGGCGGTGCTCACCGCCGTCAACATGGGCCGCGACGCCGACACCACTGCGGCGGTCGCGGGCGCCCTGGCCGGTGCGGCCTGCGGGGTCGCGTCGATCCCGGCCGACTGGGCGGCGGCGATCGGCCCGGCCCGGGGCCGTTGTCTGCCCTCCATGGAGGGCCACCATGTGCTGGACGTGGCGGAGCTGCTGACTCCGGGCGACGGCGGCAGATGGGGGTCGGCGGTCGCCGGCCTGTGGAACGGATCGCCGCACCTGCGCCATGAGACACCCACGGAAGGTCCCACGGAAAGTCCCTGCACGGAGGAGGTGGAGTCATGA
- the lgt gene encoding prolipoprotein diacylglyceryl transferase produces MELAYIPSPSRGVLYLGPIPLRGYAFCIIIGVFVAVWLGNKRWIDRGGRSGTVADIAVWAVPFGLVGGRLYHVITDYELYFSEGRDWVDAFKVWQGGLGIWGAVALGAVGAWIGCRRRGIALPAYADAVAPGIAFAQAIGRWGNWFNQELYGRSTDLPWALHITSSADGRVPGYYHPTFLYESLWCVGVGFLVIWAGRRFKLGHGRTFALYVAAYCAGRGWIEYMRVDDAHHILGLRLNVWTAMLVFLCAVVYLVVSSRLRPGQEEIVEPGAADEDGSTGGDVSGEPEKKTEPVDGKKASADDTKAGAKVDAKTGAEAGAEVDTKTRAETDAAEARDDAEPVGAAMSADDAEPAGEAGAAKKA; encoded by the coding sequence ATGGAACTTGCCTATATCCCCAGCCCCTCGCGCGGTGTGCTGTATCTCGGCCCCATTCCGCTGCGCGGCTACGCCTTCTGCATCATCATCGGTGTCTTCGTAGCCGTGTGGCTCGGCAACAAACGCTGGATCGACCGGGGCGGCCGGTCCGGCACGGTGGCCGACATCGCGGTCTGGGCCGTGCCCTTCGGTCTTGTCGGCGGACGGCTGTACCACGTCATCACGGACTACGAGCTGTACTTCAGCGAGGGCCGCGACTGGGTGGACGCCTTCAAGGTCTGGCAGGGCGGCCTCGGCATCTGGGGCGCGGTCGCCCTCGGAGCCGTCGGCGCCTGGATCGGCTGCCGTCGCCGGGGCATCGCCCTGCCCGCCTACGCCGACGCCGTCGCGCCCGGGATCGCCTTCGCCCAGGCGATCGGCCGCTGGGGCAACTGGTTCAACCAGGAGCTCTACGGACGGTCGACGGATCTGCCGTGGGCGTTGCACATCACCTCGTCGGCGGACGGACGGGTGCCGGGGTACTACCACCCGACGTTCCTCTACGAGTCGCTGTGGTGTGTCGGCGTCGGCTTCCTGGTGATCTGGGCGGGCCGCCGCTTCAAGCTCGGCCACGGCCGGACCTTCGCGCTGTATGTGGCCGCGTACTGCGCGGGCCGCGGCTGGATCGAGTACATGCGGGTCGACGACGCGCACCACATCCTGGGCCTGCGGCTGAACGTCTGGACCGCGATGCTGGTGTTCCTGTGCGCCGTGGTCTACCTCGTGGTGTCGTCGCGGCTGCGGCCGGGCCAGGAGGAGATCGTGGAACCGGGCGCCGCCGACGAGGACGGGTCCACGGGCGGCGATGTCTCCGGGGAGCCGGAGAAGAAGACGGAGCCGGTGGACGGCAAGAAGGCCTCGGCGGACGACACCAAGGCCGGCGCCAAGGTCGATGCCAAGACTGGCGCCGAGGCCGGTGCCGAGGTCGACACCAAGACCCGCGCCGAGACGGATGCCGCGGAGGCCCGGGACGACGCCGAGCCGGTGGGCGCCGCCATGTCCGCGGACGACGCCGAGCCTGCCGGAGAGGCCGGAGCGGCCAAGAAGGCCTGA
- a CDS encoding CaiB/BaiF CoA transferase family protein — protein MTAPLTGLRVLDIATLFAGPLAATLLGDFGAEVIKVEHPAKPDPSRGHGPAKNGVGLWWKLLGRNKRTMTLDLSKPGGRGTLLRLAAGADVIVENFRPGTLEKWGLGWDELSAANPRLVLARVTAFGQFGPYAHRPGFGTLAEAMSGFAAITGEPEAPPTLPPFGLADSIAGLATAYAVMTALAARDRTGTGQVVDMAIVEPMLTVLGPQPIWYDQLGHVQQRTGNRSPNNAPRNTYRTADGDWVAVSTSAQSVAERVMRLVGRPELIDEPWFATGADRARHADVLDEAVGAWIARRTRAEVLTEFERAEAAVAPVQDVREVMTDPQYAALHTITTIPDDPELGRLRMQNVPFRLSATPGRIRWAGRPHGADTEAVLTELGLSEGEIAALRAEGAL, from the coding sequence ATGACCGCGCCCCTCACCGGCCTGCGCGTCCTCGACATCGCCACCCTCTTCGCCGGTCCGCTGGCCGCCACCCTGCTCGGTGACTTCGGCGCCGAGGTCATCAAGGTCGAGCACCCGGCCAAACCGGACCCGTCCCGCGGACACGGCCCCGCGAAGAACGGGGTTGGCCTGTGGTGGAAGCTGCTGGGCCGCAACAAACGCACGATGACGCTGGATCTGTCGAAGCCCGGCGGCCGCGGCACGCTGCTGCGGCTCGCGGCCGGCGCCGATGTGATCGTGGAGAACTTCCGGCCGGGCACCCTGGAGAAATGGGGCCTGGGCTGGGACGAGCTGTCGGCCGCCAACCCCCGTCTGGTGCTCGCCCGGGTGACCGCCTTCGGCCAGTTCGGACCCTATGCGCACCGCCCCGGCTTCGGCACGCTCGCGGAGGCGATGAGCGGGTTCGCGGCCATCACCGGGGAGCCGGAGGCACCCCCGACGCTCCCGCCGTTCGGCCTCGCCGACTCGATCGCGGGCCTGGCGACGGCGTACGCGGTGATGACGGCGCTCGCCGCCCGCGACCGCACCGGCACGGGCCAGGTGGTGGACATGGCGATCGTGGAGCCGATGCTCACGGTCCTCGGGCCCCAGCCGATCTGGTACGACCAGCTGGGGCACGTCCAGCAGCGCACCGGCAACCGCTCCCCGAACAACGCCCCGCGCAACACCTATCGCACCGCGGACGGCGACTGGGTCGCCGTCTCAACCTCCGCCCAGTCCGTCGCCGAGCGGGTGATGCGGCTGGTCGGCCGCCCCGAGCTGATCGACGAGCCCTGGTTCGCGACGGGCGCGGACCGGGCCCGGCACGCGGATGTGCTCGACGAGGCGGTCGGCGCGTGGATCGCCCGCCGTACGCGTGCGGAGGTGCTGACGGAGTTCGAGCGGGCGGAGGCCGCGGTGGCGCCGGTGCAGGACGTACGGGAGGTGATGACCGACCCCCAGTACGCGGCGCTGCACACGATCACCACCATCCCCGACGACCCGGAACTGGGACGGCTGCGCATGCAGAACGTCCCGTTCCGGCTGTCCGCCACCCCCGGCAGGATCCGCTGGGCGGGCCGCCCCCATGGCGCGGACACCGAGGCGGTGCTGACCGAGCTGGGCCTGTCCGAAGGGGAGATCGCCGCGCTGCGGGCGGAGGGCGCCCTGTGA
- the trpA gene encoding tryptophan synthase subunit alpha, protein MSGNIRLLSDTLAAARAEGRSALIAYLPAGFPTVDGGIAAIKAVFDGGADVVEVGLPHSDPVLDGPVIQTADDIALRGGVKIADVMRTVREAHQATGKPVLVMTYWNPIDRYGVERFTAELAEAGGAGCILPDLPVQESALWREHAEKHGLATVFVVAPSSKDGRLAEITAAGSGFVYAASLMGVTGTRDSVGAQAKDLVRRTRATTELPVCVGLGVSDATQAAEVAGFADGVIVGSAFVKRMLDAEDETAGLEAVRALAGELARGVRGTA, encoded by the coding sequence GTGAGCGGGAACATCCGACTGCTGTCCGACACCCTCGCCGCCGCCAGGGCCGAGGGGCGTTCGGCGCTCATCGCCTATCTTCCGGCCGGGTTCCCGACCGTCGACGGCGGTATCGCCGCGATCAAGGCCGTCTTCGACGGCGGCGCCGATGTCGTCGAGGTGGGCCTGCCGCACAGCGACCCGGTCCTCGACGGCCCCGTCATCCAGACCGCCGACGACATCGCCCTGCGCGGTGGCGTCAAGATCGCCGATGTGATGCGCACGGTCCGCGAGGCGCACCAGGCGACCGGCAAGCCGGTGCTGGTGATGACCTACTGGAACCCGATCGACCGCTACGGTGTGGAGCGCTTCACCGCCGAGCTGGCCGAGGCGGGCGGCGCGGGCTGCATCCTGCCGGACCTGCCCGTGCAGGAGTCCGCCCTGTGGCGGGAGCACGCCGAGAAGCACGGGCTCGCCACGGTCTTCGTGGTCGCGCCCAGCAGCAAGGACGGGCGGCTCGCCGAGATCACCGCGGCCGGCTCCGGCTTTGTCTACGCGGCCTCGCTGATGGGCGTCACCGGCACCCGCGACTCGGTCGGAGCCCAGGCCAAGGACCTGGTCCGCCGTACCCGGGCGACCACCGAGCTGCCGGTCTGTGTCGGCCTCGGCGTCTCCGACGCCACCCAGGCCGCCGAGGTGGCCGGCTTCGCCGACGGGGTGATCGTCGGCTCGGCCTTCGTGAAGCGGATGCTGGACGCGGAGGACGAGACGGCCGGACTGGAGGCCGTGCGGGCCCTGGCGGGCGAGCTGGCGCGAGGGGTGCGCGGCACGGCGTGA